Within the Lacerta agilis isolate rLacAgi1 chromosome 15, rLacAgi1.pri, whole genome shotgun sequence genome, the region TCTTCATAAAAAATTCTACCAGAATTTTTTGCCTTCTTCACCCTGTTTTTCCATCTGTGGTCTAACCTTCATCCCTGGCATTTTTGGGCTACCACAATGCAGAATGCCTTTGAGTCCATAACAGAGAGTGCACCATCAACCTTGGTCTCCCTGAGCCAATTGACAACAAAGCCTGCCCCCTTGAGGGCTTCCTCTACAGACGCCCGCTCCAAGTAGAGGCAAGAGAAGGGCTGCTGGCCCACCTTGTAGCAGTTCTTTTCTAGGACAGAGCCTAATATGAGGTGCCCTCCTGGTTTGACAAGGGAGCTGATGTTCTTCAGAGCAGAGCGGTAGGTGGGCAGGTCTTTGCAGGCCCCTTCCAGGCACAGGGAGGACATCAAGCAGTCTGCTGGAGGCAGAGCCACAGGGCCCAGTGGGCTGGCCTGGGTCACGTCACATTTCAGAACCTTCTTAATGGCTCTTCGgaccttttcttccttctcttcccactTTTCCCTGGGGAAGAATGAAAGATGAACATGACAACATCCTTGCACCCCACAGTgccagaccccccaagtgtcccaaACTTCCAGGGACAGTCTGTTGTAACAAATtatggttatatatatatttatttataatattcataagtgttccaagcaaacaaggccacgtgtttgaagcagcacaggaagacaggtttgacaccattttgactctcaaaactgaccaaatgtttaccaaatgtgtctctgcaaggaaggaggggtgagggagtttttccattgtcccaggaatgaaagaagattaccatctcataggaatggccaggctactgagaacaGGCATCAGATAAcacctttttgtgtgatgtatctgggggatgAGCTTGCggctgcagctcttctgtgatgtatggatgatgcttctggggggtggactccaaggggggattttttgaaatgtccttttaaggacaggcagcccttggtttggggttcttcttccctactcacctgtgtgtgaggaagggaccctgttgcaacagaacaataaaaatcaagcttactagctgctttgcttctaattattctctggttggcctctgctttttactcctaccaatggagaacctgcaaaggactttaaaagggctcttgtgtactccataagggaataagggcagattttttcttacaacacagtcccagatttaaagaagccatgCTAGTTTTttatttcatcccagaatgtcccgtttttccttagggtgtccctattttctttagagaaatgttggagggtatggctttATACAacccttgagccaaggagataaataactatacaacctttagaagacttctgaaggcagttctgtatagggaaattttttaaaaaaatatatatatatatatatatatatttaaaaaataatgttttacaGTGGAAGAATGTTTCAGTTCCAAAACATGTGAAAACCGAAAACTCCATATGGAAGCCTCAAAATGGAAAATtcaatacggaaaactcaatacagaagccgCTTGGCATGTTCGACTTGGAGttgtgtttgaaaaccaaaggaTTTACATCCGGGTTTAtagcattcgaaaaccaaaatgttcatcaatggagatgtttgaaaactgaagttccaatatattatgtttttatatatgttggaagcctcccagaaaaTTCTCCatacctgttgccctccagctcGCAAATGTATTTCACCACCGGGCTCCAATCGAAGGCTCCTGGCTCCTTTCTTAGCCATCGCTGCATCTCCTCCCAGTTCTGTTCACAATAATCTGTGGCGACAATTTCTTGGAAGGACTCACAAGCCGAGAGGAACTGGTAGATGGTTGGTCCACTTCCAATATCAATCAGGGTGTCCCCTTCTATGTCTTCTGTATGGCATCAACCCATTAACACATTTGTTCAGATGTCAGCCATGATTATTGGACAACAACAGCCTTGCTTGGTCATTTCACAATTAGTCAACAACTTTATATGTGAATATTACCAGGGAAAGCTTTCACAGCGTTTCAAAATTGCTGCTGAATCACGATAGAtcaagggtggctaacctgtgctaatgggggaagggagaaattcaattctatCTGCATTGGTAGGCAAACCTGCCTAATCTactcttttcaaaacaatatatgAAGTGACGCACAGCtagctttcaaaattcacacatctctgaattttgcagtttagTTCTAGAAATGGGCTCAGAAATACATATAGCAGGGTAAAATATGCATAAAAGTTTATATCTTAgctaaaacaatattttttcaaaatgcattgttttagggaagactgctttgcaaaaatctgtGTATTATTCAAAAATTGCACACAGAATGGTGCAGTTAAATCAGTACTAAAATACTGATGCATTTC harbors:
- the LOC117060075 gene encoding nicotinamide N-methyltransferase-like, with the translated sequence MAFTEKDFYAAHFNPKDYLDTYYTFSSGKEDKNAFLIFFLKNLHQAFILEDIEGDTLIDIGSGPTIYQFLSACESFQEIVATDYCEQNWEEMQRWLRKEPGAFDWSPVVKYICELEGNREKWEEKEEKVRRAIKKVLKCDVTQASPLGPVALPPADCLMSSLCLEGACKDLPTYRSALKNISSLVKPGGHLILGSVLEKNCYKVGQQPFSCLYLERASVEEALKGAGFVVNWLRETKVDGALSVMDSKAFCIVVAQKCQG